One window of Candidatus Mycobacterium wuenschmannii genomic DNA carries:
- a CDS encoding HNH endonuclease family protein: MAVGILAAVAGAVLWQYHRGSHPDAGPSPTATPDYDVARAQLEALPVHGWDRVSDFQRFRFGEAWSDDVNVEFGHNGCNTRDDILRRDLADLQVRPGTCFAQSGVLHDPYAGATIDFVRGPDTSSAVQIDHVVSLSDAWYKGARVWDDQRRRDFANDPRNLLAVGGNINFDKAFRDIGSWLPPNAAFRCAFVARAVEVKTVYRLWVSANEKDAMRRVLRDC; the protein is encoded by the coding sequence GTGGCGGTCGGCATCCTCGCCGCGGTCGCCGGGGCAGTCCTCTGGCAGTACCACCGGGGCTCGCATCCGGATGCCGGCCCGTCGCCGACGGCCACTCCGGACTATGACGTGGCGCGCGCGCAACTGGAAGCGCTGCCCGTGCACGGCTGGGACCGGGTGAGCGACTTTCAGCGCTTCCGGTTCGGCGAGGCGTGGAGCGACGACGTGAACGTCGAATTCGGCCACAACGGCTGCAACACCCGCGACGACATCCTGCGTCGTGATTTGGCCGACCTGCAGGTGCGGCCGGGCACCTGCTTTGCCCAGAGCGGTGTGCTGCACGACCCGTACGCCGGGGCGACCATTGACTTCGTCCGCGGTCCCGACACCTCGTCGGCTGTGCAGATCGACCACGTCGTCTCGCTGTCGGACGCCTGGTACAAGGGGGCGCGGGTGTGGGACGACCAGCGCCGCCGCGACTTCGCCAACGATCCGCGCAACCTGCTGGCGGTCGGGGGAAACATCAACTTCGACAAGGCTTTTCGCGATATCGGGTCCTGGCTGCCACCCAACGCCGCGTTCCGCTGCGCGTTTGTGGCCCGCGCCGTCGAGGTGAAGACGGTCTACCGGCTCTGGGTGTCCGCCAACGAGAAGGACGCCATGCGACGGGTGCTGCGGGACTGCTAG
- a CDS encoding VOC family protein, with translation MAIRLENVGIAVRDLDATIAFFTDLGLTVVGRDTVRGEWTDTAVGLDGNHANIAMLETPDGQGRIELFEYIHPAAIESEPTAPNHIGMHRIAFAVDDIDEALAIAARHGCHPLRGVATYEDAFKLTYIRGPSGILVMLAEALPSD, from the coding sequence GTGGCCATCAGACTGGAGAACGTCGGCATCGCGGTGCGCGACTTGGATGCCACCATCGCCTTCTTCACCGACCTCGGCCTCACGGTCGTCGGCCGCGACACCGTCCGCGGTGAGTGGACCGACACCGCTGTCGGGCTCGACGGCAACCACGCCAACATCGCGATGCTCGAGACCCCCGACGGCCAAGGCCGCATCGAACTCTTCGAGTACATCCATCCGGCGGCGATCGAGTCGGAACCCACCGCCCCCAACCACATTGGGATGCACCGGATCGCGTTCGCCGTCGACGACATCGACGAAGCCCTGGCTATCGCCGCGCGGCACGGCTGCCACCCGCTGCGTGGCGTCGCGACCTACGAGGACGCCTTCAAGCTGACGTACATCCGTGGCCCGAGTGGCATCCTCGTGATGCTCGCCGAGGCGCTGCCGTCGGATTGA
- a CDS encoding PE-PPE domain-containing protein, which translates to MKQRFFAGVGVAAGVLGASALLIPAPAHADTADALIVPSAGALAESTTAMFLGGTFQPTPSLAFVGNAERLFLNPLDFAGPAANSLTICNIAGVDAPCDTALQVLTTPNLLQFGPSALMGRDIFIDAVENSYAEGGFDSDNPLTVFAYSQSAMALSAAYETLYDEGNGIPLDALKFVFIGNPSTEAGIAPNIYADLVQLFGGGSSGEEFTTSLFTITGQTQFLPGGELVGLTPNDLYDTTIYTIEGDGVAAWQDVWDETLISQPGNYLGALGNGLIAFFTNHVEYLGLTPEDIAAGVPTVDGTITTITLADSPDALLSLFTNGNADSGVFTALLGTIAALFDPDFY; encoded by the coding sequence ATGAAGCAACGATTCTTTGCAGGCGTTGGTGTCGCCGCCGGCGTGCTGGGTGCATCCGCTCTGCTAATTCCCGCACCGGCCCACGCCGACACCGCGGACGCGCTGATAGTCCCGTCCGCCGGGGCTCTGGCAGAGAGCACGACCGCGATGTTCCTCGGCGGCACTTTTCAGCCGACGCCGTCGCTCGCCTTCGTCGGAAACGCGGAGCGACTCTTTCTGAACCCACTCGATTTCGCCGGCCCCGCGGCGAACTCGTTGACCATCTGCAACATCGCAGGAGTCGACGCGCCGTGTGACACAGCGCTGCAGGTGCTGACCACTCCCAACTTGCTCCAATTCGGCCCGAGCGCCCTGATGGGCCGGGACATCTTCATCGATGCGGTGGAGAACTCCTACGCCGAGGGCGGGTTCGACTCCGACAATCCGCTGACGGTCTTCGCGTACTCGCAGAGCGCCATGGCGCTGTCCGCGGCGTACGAGACGCTCTACGACGAGGGCAACGGAATACCGTTGGACGCACTGAAATTCGTCTTCATCGGCAACCCAAGCACCGAAGCGGGGATAGCCCCGAACATCTACGCCGACCTCGTGCAGCTTTTCGGTGGCGGGTCGAGCGGCGAAGAGTTCACCACCTCCCTCTTCACGATCACCGGCCAGACTCAGTTCCTCCCCGGTGGCGAGCTCGTCGGTCTGACCCCCAACGATCTGTACGACACCACCATTTACACGATCGAGGGCGACGGCGTCGCCGCCTGGCAGGACGTCTGGGACGAGACCCTCATCAGCCAGCCCGGCAATTACCTCGGCGCGCTCGGCAATGGCCTGATCGCCTTCTTCACCAATCACGTCGAATACCTCGGACTGACGCCGGAGGATATTGCTGCGGGCGTGCCGACGGTCGATGGCACCATCACGACCATCACCCTCGCCGACAGTCCAGATGCGCTGCTGAGCCTGTTCACGAATGGGAATGCCGACAGCGGGGTCTTCACCGCGCTGCTGGGGACGATCGCAGCCCTCTTCGACCCCGATTTCTACTAG
- a CDS encoding MarR family winged helix-turn-helix transcriptional regulator, translated as MPDQPRWLNDAERHTWMELVRVMTRLPAALDTQLRRDSKLTQYEYLVLGVLAEQPDHRLGMKALAAVTNGSLSRLSHVVKRLEAAGCLRRDTDPCDGRLTRAELTPKGLRIVRAAAPGHVAAVRQHVFGNLSKKEVSQLGDLLGRIAQECNVDADG; from the coding sequence GTGCCCGACCAACCGCGGTGGCTGAACGATGCCGAACGCCACACCTGGATGGAGTTGGTACGCGTCATGACCCGCCTGCCGGCCGCGCTGGACACGCAGTTGCGGCGCGATTCGAAACTGACGCAGTACGAATACCTCGTGCTGGGAGTGCTCGCCGAGCAGCCGGACCACCGGCTGGGCATGAAAGCGCTTGCGGCAGTGACGAATGGCTCGCTGTCGCGTCTCTCGCATGTGGTGAAGCGTCTCGAGGCGGCCGGCTGCTTGCGCCGCGACACCGATCCTTGCGACGGGCGACTCACCCGAGCGGAGTTGACCCCCAAAGGTTTACGGATCGTCCGCGCGGCCGCCCCGGGCCACGTTGCTGCGGTGCGCCAACACGTCTTCGGCAACCTGTCGAAGAAGGAAGTGTCGCAGCTGGGGGACCTCCTTGGGCGGATCGCTCAGGAGTGCAACGTCGACGCGGACGGCTGA
- a CDS encoding UTP--glucose-1-phosphate uridylyltransferase, whose product MATSPNSVPRTAIVPAAGLGTRFLPATKTVPKELLPVVDTPGIELVAAEAAGAGAERLVIITSEGKDGVVAHFVEDLVLESTLEARGKKAMLAKVRRAPGLIKVESVVQTEPLGLGHAISCVEPVLWEDEDAVAILLPDDLVLPTGVLETMSKVRADYGGSVLCAIEVSPEEISAYGVFDVEPVAGAGKDVLKVKGMVEKPRTEDAPSLYAAAGRYVLDRAIFEALQRIQRGVGGEMQLTDAIDLLIAEGHPVHVVVHRGSRHDLGNPGGYLKAAVDFALDRDDYGPDLRRWLVTRLGLAGD is encoded by the coding sequence ATGGCAACCTCACCCAATTCGGTTCCGCGCACCGCGATCGTGCCCGCGGCCGGTTTGGGCACCCGGTTCCTGCCCGCCACCAAAACCGTGCCCAAGGAGCTGTTGCCGGTCGTCGACACCCCCGGCATCGAGCTGGTGGCGGCCGAGGCGGCCGGGGCCGGCGCCGAGCGGCTGGTGATCATCACCTCCGAGGGCAAGGACGGCGTCGTCGCGCATTTCGTCGAAGACCTCGTGCTGGAGAGCACCCTGGAGGCCCGCGGCAAGAAGGCCATGCTGGCCAAGGTGCGCCGCGCGCCCGGCCTGATCAAGGTCGAATCGGTCGTGCAGACCGAGCCACTGGGCCTGGGCCACGCCATCAGCTGCGTGGAGCCGGTGCTGTGGGAGGACGAGGACGCGGTCGCGATCCTGCTGCCCGACGATCTGGTGCTGCCGACCGGCGTGCTGGAGACCATGTCGAAGGTGCGCGCCGACTACGGCGGTTCGGTGCTGTGCGCGATCGAGGTGTCGCCCGAGGAAATCAGTGCCTACGGCGTGTTCGACGTCGAGCCGGTGGCCGGGGCCGGCAAGGACGTGCTCAAGGTCAAGGGCATGGTGGAGAAGCCGCGGACCGAGGACGCGCCCTCGCTCTACGCCGCGGCCGGTCGCTACGTGCTGGATCGCGCCATTTTCGAAGCGCTGCAACGCATTCAGCGCGGCGTCGGCGGCGAGATGCAGCTGACCGACGCCATCGACCTGCTGATCGCCGAGGGCCACCCCGTGCATGTCGTCGTGCACCGCGGCTCCCGACACGACTTGGGAAATCCCGGCGGCTACCTCAAGGCTGCGGTTGACTTTGCCTTGGACCGTGACGACTACGGGCCAGATCTACGGCGTTGGCTGGTGACTCGATTGGGTCTGGCCGGGGACTAG
- a CDS encoding DoxX family protein: MNLALWICQGVLALAFAGAGLMKLSFDGKTLAEKGMGFASEVSPAFLKSLGAAEVAGAIGVVVPGLVHIAPVLVPVAAACLALVMVGAIVVHVQRKEWSGLVAPAVLLAVAVFVAVQRFGPYAF; encoded by the coding sequence ATGAATCTCGCGTTGTGGATTTGCCAAGGTGTGCTCGCGCTGGCCTTCGCGGGGGCCGGCCTGATGAAGCTGTCGTTCGACGGCAAGACCCTGGCCGAGAAGGGCATGGGCTTTGCCTCGGAGGTCTCGCCGGCCTTTCTGAAGTCACTCGGCGCGGCCGAGGTGGCCGGCGCTATCGGGGTGGTCGTGCCGGGACTGGTGCACATCGCGCCGGTGCTCGTTCCGGTCGCCGCCGCATGCCTCGCCCTCGTCATGGTCGGGGCGATCGTCGTTCACGTGCAACGCAAAGAATGGTCCGGGCTCGTCGCGCCCGCTGTGCTGCTTGCTGTCGCGGTGTTCGTCGCGGTGCAGCGGTTCGGTCCGTACGCGTTCTGA
- a CDS encoding GNAT family N-acetyltransferase yields the protein MNIWGSDSQHPGWPGSVGPLRVDAGVVRLRPVRLRDAGQWSRARLADRTQLEPYEPGTESDWIARHSMSAWPTVCASLRSEARKGRMLPYVIEVDGQFAGQLTIGNVTHGALRSAWIGYWVCSSMTGRGVATGALALGLDHCFGPVRLHRVEATVRPENAASRAVLAKVGFRDEGLLKRYLHVDGDWRDHLLVGLTIEEVYGSVVSALVREGHARWA from the coding sequence GTGAATATCTGGGGTAGTGATTCCCAGCACCCCGGCTGGCCGGGCTCGGTGGGCCCGCTGCGGGTGGACGCCGGGGTGGTCCGGCTGCGTCCGGTGCGGCTCCGCGATGCCGGGCAGTGGAGCCGGGCCAGGCTGGCCGACCGTACCCAGCTGGAGCCGTACGAGCCCGGCACCGAGTCAGATTGGATTGCGCGACACTCGATGTCGGCGTGGCCGACGGTGTGCGCGAGCCTCAGGTCCGAGGCCCGCAAGGGTCGCATGCTGCCGTATGTGATCGAGGTCGACGGCCAGTTCGCCGGGCAGCTGACGATCGGCAACGTCACCCACGGCGCGCTGCGGTCGGCGTGGATCGGCTACTGGGTATGCAGTTCGATGACCGGCCGCGGCGTCGCGACCGGTGCCCTGGCGCTGGGCCTCGATCACTGTTTCGGCCCGGTCCGGCTACACCGGGTCGAGGCCACCGTCCGGCCGGAGAATGCGGCCAGCAGGGCGGTGTTGGCAAAGGTCGGGTTCCGCGACGAGGGACTGCTCAAGCGCTACCTCCACGTCGACGGCGACTGGCGCGACCACCTGCTGGTCGGCCTCACGATCGAAGAGGTCTACGGGTCGGTGGTGTCGGCCCTGGTGCGCGAGGGTCATGCCCGCTGGGCCTGA
- the glp gene encoding molybdotransferase-like divisome protein Glp yields MRSVEEQQARVTAAAVAPRPVRVAIAEAQGLLCAEEVVTERPLPGFDQAAIDGYAVRSVDVLGVGEPDPTDEHDGDEAEVPTQGGVTLPVMGSVQAGARTPSRLQPGQAARVQTGAPLPTLADAVLPLRWTDGGQARVRVLRGVRSGAYVRRTGDDVQPGDVAVRSGTIIGAAQVGLLAAVGRERVLVHPRPRVSILAVGGELVDISRTPGNGQVYDVNSYALAAAARDAGAEVNRVGIVGNDARDLGEVVEGQVNRAEIVVIAGAVGGAAAESVRSVLAKLGEMEVTRVAMHPGSVQGFGQLGRDGVPTFLLPANPVSALVVFEVMVRPLIRLSLGKRQPMRRAVQARTLSPITSVAGRKGFLRGQLMRDQDTGEYLVQALGGAPGASSHLLATLAEANCLVVVPREAEQIRTGEIVEVAFLAQRG; encoded by the coding sequence GTGCGTTCGGTAGAAGAGCAACAAGCCCGGGTGACGGCCGCCGCGGTGGCGCCGCGGCCGGTGCGGGTCGCGATCGCCGAAGCCCAGGGCCTGCTGTGCGCCGAAGAGGTCGTCACCGAACGCCCGCTGCCCGGCTTCGACCAGGCCGCCATCGACGGCTACGCCGTGCGCAGCGTCGACGTGCTCGGGGTGGGGGAGCCAGACCCGACTGATGAGCACGACGGCGACGAGGCGGAGGTGCCGACTCAGGGGGGCGTGACGCTGCCGGTGATGGGCAGTGTCCAGGCCGGCGCTCGGACGCCCAGCCGACTGCAACCCGGCCAGGCGGCGCGCGTTCAGACTGGGGCGCCGCTGCCGACACTGGCCGACGCGGTGCTGCCGCTGCGCTGGACCGACGGCGGGCAGGCTCGGGTCAGGGTGCTGCGCGGTGTGCGGTCGGGCGCCTACGTCCGACGGACCGGTGACGACGTGCAACCCGGCGACGTGGCCGTGCGGTCCGGAACGATCATCGGCGCGGCCCAGGTCGGGCTGCTGGCCGCGGTGGGACGCGAACGGGTGCTCGTGCATCCGCGCCCGCGGGTGTCGATCCTGGCGGTCGGCGGCGAGCTGGTCGACATCTCCCGCACGCCGGGCAACGGCCAGGTGTACGACGTCAATTCCTACGCGCTGGCCGCAGCGGCGCGCGATGCCGGCGCCGAGGTCAATCGTGTCGGCATCGTCGGCAACGACGCCCGCGATCTCGGGGAAGTCGTTGAGGGGCAAGTGAATCGGGCCGAGATCGTGGTGATCGCCGGCGCGGTCGGCGGCGCGGCGGCCGAGTCGGTGCGGTCGGTGCTCGCCAAGCTCGGCGAGATGGAGGTCACCCGGGTCGCGATGCATCCCGGTTCGGTGCAGGGTTTCGGCCAGCTGGGCCGCGACGGGGTGCCGACGTTCCTGTTGCCAGCCAACCCGGTCAGCGCGCTGGTGGTGTTCGAGGTGATGGTCCGGCCGCTGATCCGGTTGTCGCTGGGCAAGCGGCAGCCGATGCGCCGGGCGGTGCAGGCTCGCACGCTGTCGCCGATCACCTCGGTGGCCGGCCGCAAGGGCTTCCTGCGCGGCCAGCTGATGCGCGACCAGGACACCGGCGAATACCTCGTGCAGGCGCTCGGCGGGGCGCCGGGCGCCTCGTCGCATTTGCTGGCGACGCTGGCGGAGGCAAACTGTCTGGTCGTGGTTCCCCGTGAGGCTGAGCAGATCCGCACCGGCGAGATCGTCGAAGTCGCGTTCCTGGCGCAGCGTGGCTGA
- a CDS encoding 5-formyltetrahydrofolate cyclo-ligase, which translates to MATEGKAALRERLLAARRAVPDDDRARQATALLDHVAGLDIRGGTVCAYVPVGAEPGSMAMLDALLGRADRVLLPVARTTAADDSVALQWGEYRPGELVTARFGLLEPPGPHLPASTIADAAVVVLPALAVDHSGARLGRGRGFYDRTLALRDPSSRLIAVIRDEELLDEVPHEPHDVPVTHALTPGLGLVGLPS; encoded by the coding sequence GTGGCGACCGAGGGCAAGGCCGCGTTGCGGGAACGGCTGCTCGCAGCCCGTCGAGCGGTGCCCGACGACGACCGGGCGCGGCAGGCCACCGCGTTGCTCGATCACGTTGCCGGACTGGACATTCGCGGCGGTACGGTCTGTGCCTACGTGCCCGTCGGCGCGGAACCGGGGTCGATGGCAATGCTCGACGCGCTGCTGGGCCGCGCCGACCGGGTGCTGCTGCCGGTCGCCCGCACCACCGCCGCCGACGACTCCGTGGCGTTGCAGTGGGGTGAGTACCGACCCGGGGAGCTGGTGACGGCAAGGTTCGGGCTGCTCGAGCCACCCGGGCCGCATCTGCCGGCGTCGACGATCGCCGATGCGGCGGTCGTGGTGTTGCCGGCGTTGGCCGTCGACCATTCGGGCGCTCGACTGGGCCGTGGCCGCGGCTTCTACGACCGAACGCTGGCGTTACGAGATCCGTCGTCCCGGCTGATAGCGGTAATCCGTGACGAGGAACTGCTCGACGAGGTGCCGCACGAGCCACACGACGTGCCGGTGACCCACGCGCTGACGCCCGGGTTGGGTCTGGTCGGGCTTCCGAGCTGA